One segment of Toxoplasma gondii ME49 chromosome VI, whole genome shotgun sequence DNA contains the following:
- a CDS encoding hypothetical protein (encoded by transcript TGME49_240230), with protein sequence MLEVLGDIMDDWGDESVDGLAKMRSEDMFRKTRDVLTELAQLTRTQGVLINSLKGDIENVRQQLQDMRQEKEACATKMDELEKAHMQEKEKLDEKLAQEKQTVANLQKEVAELTEQCRIMAMEQNETKHSLTTQLLQCQERIEKDNRNAEELLSCLVKKDSTILDLQEKLRKYAKTTQHVKELEQESAFQFTLLCEAHRKIEEMIPIHDEFLSRATTTIKSTSDCLDDALAAEAAFQADAKVNVDDIIPSVRVKRQTVKQ encoded by the exons ATGCTCGAGGTTCTGGGTGACATTATGGACGACtggggagacgagagcgtGGAT GGGCTCGCGAAAATGCGCTCCGAGGACATGTTCCGGAAAACGCGTGACGTCCTTACAGAGCTCGCGCAACTCACGCGTACACAAGGCGTCTTGATCAACAGCTTGAAAGGAGACATAGAAAACGTCCGACAGCAGCTCCAG GACATgaggcaagagaaggaggctTGTGCGACGAAAATGGACGAACTTGAGAAAGCCCACATGCAGGAAAAGG agaaactcgaTGAGAAACTGGcgcaagagaagcagaccgTGGCCAATCTTCAGAAGGAAGTAGCCGAGTTGACCGAACAATGCCGAATCATGGCGATGGAGCAAAACGAAACGAAACACAGTTTGACAACGCAGCTCCTGCAGTGTCAGGAACGCATTGAGAAAGATAACCGGAACGCGGAGGAactcctttcctgtctcgtgAAGAAAGATTCCACGATCCTCGACCTCCAAGAAAAACTCCGAAA GTACGCAAAGACCACGCAGCACGTGAAGGAGCTTGAGCAAGAATCTGCCTTCCAGTTCACCCTTCTATGCGAAGCCCATAGAAAAATCGAG GAGATGATTCCGATTCACGATGAATTCTTGTCCCGCGCTACGACGACAATAAAATCG ACGTCCGACTGCTTAGACGACGCCTTGGCGGCAGAGGCAGCTTTTCAGGCGGATGCGAAAGTGAATGTCGATGATATTATCCCTTCTGTTCGCGTGAAGCGACAGACCGTCAAACAATGA
- a CDS encoding hypothetical protein (encoded by transcript TGME49_240220) → MSLFSGMMVKQAGASSSPVAPSARPPSDSSDSKRLSEEQKPSPAESSSVPPTHKQLVTERSSSERRSGEAGETVGFPPLANENIRSSSGQTSLSAVFSPDSNRAGTPSPPSSTSSLLSPALSSTSSSAFSFLRVPRASTSSSPSTERLSSSLSDVTKRDTVSSSSSFSSSSSFSSSSSSSSSSSSSSSSAFPFSSSSSSSSSSSAFPFSSSSSSSSAFEFARPGPASVGAPSLGDLDASDSFAAPNRLPRVVKKRPRSVNVPGYMYRQQTSSLEVRAGENAALRESSGCGASGSSCLAASEVSVHPSARSESRAVSSRSGVCASPRLSAASPISREFESPAEGRGNSEENLGHSDFLSSSSSLSVSSPSISSPPSDPVPSSLALAPSLSAPSSNLLLPESGESGDSVCVSARSAEVCASPASHSSRFLGKELSGEDKSAWYYVCRSDCLQQQRDELRRMAEAVEVQASTLTRLEELLDSQSRLEREQKEEILREAFEAAAKLDTELEQVETAFDSELLRGLQAGAREQIRAADGVADLAEHLFSAVANLHAQLRDIEETRKQAAARAKENAKRRHEEEEQTLNREAEALQEHVRECEAATQANAREFRELSTRRKAATEELHAAVSQLENEQVETRGKIEELRSQLAELESEFETRSRQIADLRDEHSRIEARFRSEEEELLASQALLHEQEKALEEEEERLRRRRGALTDLERAAEEEQEKFQASASALSDTLACFPRRLHFLKSLSKFRKFVSGQLRATLSSAELADGQDRMRRLGEERRELQALLQKEEERRSKLRGEQQQQLLLLPILEQEKALAVTSRHFKEAASFSAEIKQCQETLETLNVTLDACTAEIKQTQQTLDSLDPELRLLRGAQLEVYRRNGAAQKKLLRQALQLLEKMRLLCPSERDTAYLEALDEEREVYLHLLEVLDKAAKTEAQEQLQQPENAQNKRSHAEGNQGDSECVELSLGEEDAFDKRFFDEFFSDAEASTAEHQDAQTPPLEGNQTADILSPSEKRDAEETGVSFGTSPRGHRTSKSPRRERRDSAASSPVSLCERRENVLSSGDEVEGEQQIERRRIQEERPYVDTRSPPCAALEVRVSEEESACEVEETSKKGKLSGSDVLSPRLLEHPRRADSEGQTEKQPEEAFPESREEAGRTSLVAQHSAERNGESREKGRDFAQMKSANIEKQERGSEGVNSLQNVGAEDGEEGDPVVASMQRVKTEEAQQRAQLLRQQELLGLLQEQLLEEEAYATDEDVSFASDLKEQIRNVQAAMDETGKQIDKLREERMQLEQKAAEVYRHHAAGDAGAAAPQVSQPSDLREAKTDFDPVSCHRQSSFSFVSTGKKLESATLKATAEEAHVQRASSCDDHLHGQQASNEASAACTLFAGMQFKKRETRETAGREDRQERRETERTQETTGGDHRRGAELLRVEPERPGNSDRRAQEIEGDSSRGNEDTQTDAAIAKTRGFREAREDSSQLNNERRRSIESDRTLVANEQGAASSNGDASTHHTD, encoded by the exons atgtcgcttttctctgggATGATGGTCAAGCAGGCGGgtgcgtcgtcttcgcctgtcgCGCCGTCTGCGCGTCCGCCGTCGGATTCCTCTGACTCCAAGCGTCTCTCTGAGGAGCAGAAGCCGAGTCCAGCAGAGTCTTCCAGCGTTCCGCCGACACACAAACAACTCGTCACAGAAAGGAGCTCTTCTGAGCGTCGAAGTGGGGAGGCAGGGGAAACCGTTGGGTTTCCTCCGCTGGCGAACGAAAACATCCGGTCCTCTTCTGGACAAACGTCGCTatctgctgtcttctctccagactCTAACCGCGCCGGAACTCCCTCGCCTCCgtcgtcgacttcttccttgctctctcctGCGCTTTCTTCGAcatcttcttccgccttctcctttcttcgagtGCCTCGCGCCTCCACATCCAGTTCCCCTTCAACTGAgagactttcttcttctctctccgatGTCACAAAGCGTGATaccgtctcttcttcctcttctttctcttcttcctcttctttctcttcttcctcttcttcctcttcttcctcttcttcctcttcctcgtctgccttccccttctcctcttcttcctcttcttcctcttcctcgtctgccttccccttctcctcttcttcctcttcttcgtctgcgtttgAATTTGCAAGGCCTGGTCCGGCGTCTGTAGGCGCGCCGTCTCTGGGGGACCTGGATGCCTCAGACTCTTTCGCGGCGCCGAACCGTTTGCCGCGCGTCGTCAAGAAACGACCTCGCAGTGTGAACGTTCCAGGGTACATGTACAGACAGCAAACTTCCAGCTTGGAAGTCCGAGCTGGAGAGAACGCAGCGCTGCGGGAGagcagcggctgcggcgcctctgggtcttcctgcctcgccgcctctgaagtgtctgtacacccgagcgCCAGGTCGGAGTCGCGCGCTGTCTCGTCTCGATCTGGAGTCTGTGCTTCTCCGAGACTCTCTGCCGCGAGTCCGATTTCTCGCGAGTTTGAGTCTCCGGCCGAGGGCCGAGGCAATTCCGAGGAGAACCTCGGACATTCcgatttcctctcttcgtccagttcgctctctgtctcctcacccTCGATATCCTCACCTCCGTCGGACCCggtgccttcttctctcgcgctcgctccgtcgctctctgctccATCCTCgaaccttcttcttcccgagagcggcgagagcggcgacagcgtctgcgtctctgcgagATCTGCAGAGGTCTGCGCTTCTCCGGCCTCGCATTCTTCTCGATTCCTCGGCAAGGAGCTCAGCGGCGAAGACAAGTCTGCGTGGTACTACGTCTGCCGGTCGGACTGTCTGCAGCAGCAACGCGACGAGTTGCGGCGCATGGCAGAGGCGGTCGAGGTCCAGGCCTCGACTTTGACGCGTTTGGAGGAGCTTCTCGACTCGCAGAGTCGACTGGAGagggaacagaaagaagagattTTACGTGAGGCCTTCGAAGCCGCTGCGAAACTCGACACCGAACTGGAGCAAGTCGAAACCGCCTTCGACTCGGAGCTCCTTCGGGGGCTCCAGGCAGGCGCCAGAGAGCAGATCCGAGCTGCAGACGGCGTCGCAGACCTCGCAGAGCATCTCTTCAGTGCAGTCGCGAATCTTCATGCGCAGCTCAGAGACATCGAGGAAACCCGCAAGCAGGCCGCCGCGCgcgcgaaggaaaacgcgaaacgcagacacgaagaagaagaacagacgcTCAACAGG GAAGCCGAAGCGCTGCAGGAGCATGTTCGAGAGTGCGAAGCTGCGACGCAGGCGAACGCGCGAGAATTCAGAGAGTTGTCGACCCGCAGGAAAGCGGCGAcggaggaactgcatgcagcagtcAGTCAACTGGAGAACGAACAAGT GGAGACCCGAGGAAAGATCGAAGAGCTGCGCAGCCAGCTTGCGGAGTTGGAGTCCGAATTCGAGACTCGCAGCCGACAAATCGCAGATTTGCGCGATGAACACAGCCG GATCGAAGCGCGTTTTCGAtcagaagaggaggagctGCTCGCGTCGCAGGCGCTTCTGCACGAGCAAGAGAAGGccctggaagaagaagaagaaagg ctGCGTCGACGTCGAGGCGCACTGACGGATCTCGAAAGagcggcagaagaggagcaagagaa GTTCCAGGCGTCCGCGTCTGCGCTGTCAGACACGCTCGCATGCTTTCCGCGGCGCCTGCACTTTCTGAAGAGCCTGAGCAAATTCAGGAAATTCGTCAGCGGTCAACTGCGCGCGACGCTCTCCAGCGCAGAGCTCGCAGACGGGCA agaccgcatgcgtcgactgggggaagagcgacgcgagcTCCAAGCGCTCTTacaaaaggaagaagaaagacgctcGAAGCTGCGGGGAGAACAGCAGCaacagcttcttcttcttccgatTCTCGAGCAAGAGAAGGCTCTGGCAGTCACCTCAAGACACTTCAAGGAGGCTGCGTCGTTCTCCGCAGAAATCAAG CAATGCCAAGAAACTCTAGAGACGCTGAACGTGACgctcgacgcatgcactgcagAAATAAAGCAGACTCAACAG ACTCTCGACTCGCTGGACCCAGAGCTCCGTCTGCTGCGCGGTGCCCAGCTGGAGGTTtacagaagaaacggagcAGCTCAGAAGAAGTTGCTCCGTCAGGCGCTGCAGCTATTGGAGAAaatgcgtcttctctgtccgtcTGAACGCGACACG GCGTACCTGGAGGCTCTGGACGAGGAACGTGAGGTGTATCTCCACCTCCTCGAGGTTTTGGACAAGGCCGCCAAGACGGAGGCTCAGGAGCAGCTACAGCAGCCGGAAAATGCACAAAATAAAcgttcgcatgcagagggcaACCAGGGAGACAGTGAATGTGTCGAGTTGTCCcttggagaagaggacgcttTTGACAAACGTTTTTTCGATGAATTTTTCTCAGATGCAGAGGCGTCTACGGCTGAGCATCAAGACGCGCAGACTCCGCCTCTGGAAGGAAATCAAACGGCAGAcatcctgtctccttcagagaagcgagacgcagaggagacaggtgtctccttcgggACCTCCCCGCGTGGTCACCGCACATCGAAGAGTCCGCGCCGAGAGCGTAGAGACAGtgccgcgtcttctcccgtctcaCTTTGTGAACGCCGAGAGAACGTTCTTTCCTCTGGCGACGAGGTCGAGGGAGAGCAGCAAATCGAGAGGCGGCGAATTCAGGAAGAAAGGCCTTATGTCGACACGAGATCGCCGCCATGCGCGGCCCTGGAGGTCCGGGTAAGCGAGGAagagtctgcatgcgaggtcgaagaaacgtcaaagaaaggaaagctCTCCGGGTCAGATGTTTTGTCTCCGCGACTTTTAGAGCATCCAAGAAGAGCCGATAGTGAAGGCCAGACCGAGAAACAGCCAGAGGAGGCGTTTCCAgagtcgcgagaagaagcaggaaggaCGTCGCTCGTTGCTCAGCActccgcagagagaaacggagagtccagagagaaagggagagattTTGCGCAGATGAAATCTGCGAATAttgaaaaacaagagagaggttCCGAGGGGGTGAACTCTCTGCAGAATGTGGGcgcagaagacggcgaggaaggcgacccTGTTGTAGCGAGTATGCAGCGAGTAAAGACCGAGGAAGCACAGCAGAGGGCGCAGCTGCTGAGACAGCAGGAGCTGCTTGGTCTTCTGCAGGAGCAACTGTtagaggaggaggcgtatGCAACAGACGAAGACGTCTCTTTTGCGTCTGATTTGAAAGAACAGATCCGAAACGTGCAGGCTGCGATGGACGAAACTGGCAAACAAATCGACAAATTGCGCgaggaacgcatgcagctcgaACAGAAAGCCgctgaggtgtacagacaccacGCGGCGGGCGACGCAGGGGCCGCGGCCCCGCAGGTTTCTCAGCCGTCAGATCTGAGGGAAGCAAAGACCGATTTCGACCCGGTTTCCTGCCACAGACAgagttccttttccttcgtctctacTGGAAAGAAGCTGGAGTCTGCTACGCTGAAAGCGACGGCTGAAGAGGCGCATGTGCAGCGAGCTTCTTCCTGCGACGATCACTTGCATGGACAGCAGGCATCCAACGAGGCATCCGCTGCATGTACGCTGTTCGCGGGCATGCAGTttaaaaagagagagacgagagaaactgcaggcagagaagacaggcaggagagacgggagacggagaggacgcAGGAGACTACTGGGGGCGACCAcaggagaggagcagagctTCTCCGAGTCGAGCCAGAACGCCCCGGAAACTCGGACAGGCGCGCGCAAGAGATCGAAGGCGACTCCagtcgaggaaacgaagacacacagacagacgcagcaaTCGCAAAGACGCGAGGGTTcagggaggcgagagaggatTCCTCTCAGCTAAATAACGAAAGAAGGCGATCGATCGAGTCGGACAGAACGCTGGTGGCAAACGAACAAGGCGCCGCATCCTCCAACGGAGACGCCAGTACCCACCACACGGATTAA